The genomic interval CATGTTTGATGGAGTATACCTGTGGCCAGCATCACTAAGGGATCAGACAGAGGTAAAATATTCAAATCTAGGTTTCTTCTACTtctaaaaagtttaaaaaaataaaaaaataaaaaaataaaaaaataaaaaaataaaaaaataaaaaaaaagaaaaagaaaaagaaaaaactaccTCTCCTGGCCTAGAAAAGTAAACCGTTGTACTAGATGGAAGCCCTGGAAGGACCATACTGTGCACACGAACTCCATCTTCTCCCAGGACTTGACCCCTTGCCTGGGAGGGGAACATGAAAAATGAGTCATCACAAATTATTGTTCTCTAGAGCAGTATTCGAAGCTTCAAATTATATCTTCTTCTGTTAAATCTTGTAATGATATAATCCATTGtcaatgaatttatctttGACTTTTCTGTTTTCTGCGATTAATATGGTGTTATCCTTTAAGTTTAGTTAACTCTGTTAGGAAGCTAGTTGACTCACTGCTCATGAAAGTATCTAATGTGAAGTCCTGAAACCCGAGTCTTTTAGTAAGCTTATTGAGCAGAAAGGAAAAACTAAAGTTTAAAGAAAAGGCCTCATGTTTAATATCAATGTGGTGCTGACATGCTGTGATTTAAAATGTCAACTTACTTTCACGTCTGTTGAAATATCTTCTCTGTTGTAGATCTGACCAAGGTTGGAGAGGTTGTTGGCGATTTGAGTTGCATCTGGTGATGGAAAATCCTGATCATTAAAGACGATTTTGTCTTCGTCAATTCTTTTGTGCGCTGGGTAAgattttacttaaaattaatatctcACCCACGCCGATAATGCTACTGGCAATCTTTAGTTTTCTCTTAGTGTGGAAACTATTGTTATTTTGGAACTTTGGATATAAGTAAATGTGCCTCAGACAGACCTGCATGGAAATTAAAGTTCTAGTCATATATCTTACTCTTGCATTTGGCCTTGATTCTACAATTTCCACATTCTTGTAGTGGAAGGAGGCAGAAATGGCGGCTTGCTGGAGAAGAATAGATCCTATTGAGAGAGTTGGTGCAATAAGACATCCCTGTCGAGAATGCAACCAAATGAAATGCGGGAGTAATTTGATCTAAATCATTGTAATTTAGATACGACAGTTGCCGGACTACTGCAGGATAAACAAAAAGGACATTCAAATGTAAATAAGCTCTCACCCTGTGCTCACCATGCTGGCCTTGTCACAGAATGCAGATAATGCTGAAACTGTCTCCAGCTGAATGTGTGGCACGTAAACCACGCTTCTCATTCCAAATGCTGTTGCCTGGTAATTGATTGTATGCAGAAAGAAAGTCTCAAATAGTGAATTTACGGTTGCTTTAGGAACATGAGTTAAGGATAATATGTTCTCATGGATATCAAACCTGTTTCACATTGTCATAAACTGTTGAAGCATCTGTGAAATCAATGACGACTGCTCTTGCTTTTGACTGCCAGAATCCCATCAACAAGTGTATCAGAAACCAAAGGTTTGTAAGATTTCGAGTTTTGTGAAAGAGAGGCAAACGTAAAGGAATGTTACCTGAGATATGGAACCTAATACCATTGTGAGGTCACTCATTACAGGAATTTCCAGAGGCTGCTCCATATCACACACCTATGAAGGAAGGTGCGACAAAACGATAGAAAAGAGAATTATCATTGTCATACTAATGTTCTTGGATTAGTATTCTTCAGAATACAGGggaaataaatagttaaaaagtGATATGAACTCAATACCATTCCAATATCTTCTCCTACAGAATGGGAATCGATGGCGCCAGCAACCTCCATCCCTCTGGCTTTCGTGACGGCAATTACTGCTGCTCGTCCTATTTCTTTCACTGCTCCATTTATAATAACCTATCTTtacaagagagagattaattCCCCTTTAGGTATTTGTACGAAGAAAAACTTGTTGGAAAAGGAACCCAATAGTTACCTTAATATTACTTTGTGGGGGATTCGTTGAGCAAGAAATGAAACGCTTGGCTTTAACATTTTGAGAAATGTGATGCATTCTGCAATGAAATTGGCAGCCCAAAGTTGCCATGGCTACTCGAAATTATCTACAAGCTCAATTGGGTTAATGCTTCTTGTTGATAAGCTTTCTTTTACCATATGCTTTACGATAGAGGATAAGGTTTTTGCTTTGATATGCCTTGGTTGGAGGGGATTTTTGAGACAATGACATGCATGTCAGCATGTGCGATAGGAGtagagagaaaaatgtaaCAATTCGGTTTTGTCTTAACATCAAGTTTGTATATAATAATGCATGgcccaataatttttatgaactATTGGCATGAGTTTTGGATTCTCATGCAATTTCTCTTCATCATAGCTTTTTCAATCGTGCCCAGAGTCACATTATTAAAGCAACTTTAAGATCAAATGGTCCatacatgaaaattttggaatgGACTATAAGAGATGGTGTcattaatttcaacaaataaattgacaatgacaaattgaaaatctctcttttttttaaaaaaaaaaatataacaatataaaCATTCATAGTAAATACTATTATCAATCATTCGCATGATCGCATCACTGTATGGCTCTGATTAATTGACTTTGTAACATTATTgatcaggaaaaaaaaaatagtatgcAGAAAAAGTGGCTCTGATCAATTGACTGTGCATCTGAAGGACAGATTCGTAATCATAGTTGAGCTTGGcccaaaacaagaaatttgCACTTGATGATGAGCTGGCAGGCCACGCGGATAGTGACCGTCAATTggagattacaaatcaatcaACAGTAACAGAAGCAATCATGTACATGCATCTTACTACCAAAAAGTGGCATTTAGACCAAGTGTCGCAATTAGAGACAGCACACCAATCCCACCTCCAATCATAGTTTATTATGGTGGCTGTAAACTGTAAAGTAATTGCTCACTCTATATGAGTACTCTAGCGAAGGATGTCACCCATATTATATGACCATCTTATAGAACACAACCGACGCAATTTTATCATGTCTTATACAGTAAATGGAGTTGACTTGGTCAAttattaatacttattttaggATAACATTACTTATCACATAATATGAGTGGTGGTGTCACCTATGAATGTGCATTCTGCGCTTACGAAATATGAGCAAAGTTGTGTTGTTGGAATTagaccaatttttttttttttgtacttaattatttaaaagaaacaaaaataaataaaattcaaaaaaattctaGTAGGGAGGTTGTTAACTTTAGATAATATAACAATGCATACCAGATGAGTATACTGTGTCCTATAATGAATAGATCGAGTTGACGAAATAGATTATAAAGCAATATCACCTAATAATTTCGCTCATCAAAATGTCGGACcagcattttttttgttgtattatttatactgaattattaaaaagcaacaacaaaaataatataaaactcaAGAACTAGTAAGGGGAAATTTAATGAGTGGTCCTGGGCTGATATAGTGTGCGGTTGACAACTAGCGGCAGCAGGATATGTGTCAAAATCAAGCAAAGCTGATCATTGATCTGGGAAGAGAACAAAGCGTGTTGCTTTATTTCCCAAGTGAATAATAAGAGCTGCCTTGTGCGGTATGCAATCCATGTGCTTGGCTTTGCCTATGCTTAAAGCTAAGCATAAGTACTCACCCCCACCGTCACCATGCATGCAGCACCCATCGACCAAAGCCACGCACCTTGTTCTGTCATTTTCATGCCCTCTCAAGTGTCAACAATGCAAACCGTTGCCGAAACTCTTTGTCCCAAGAACTAACATCAGTACCAAAACTAAGTTTCGCCAAGCCCTTCCATGTAAAACGTGGCCGAGTATCAACTCGTGGGCATTCATGTCATGCTATTGGAACAGttta from Citrus sinensis cultivar Valencia sweet orange chromosome 9, DVS_A1.0, whole genome shotgun sequence carries:
- the LOC102620963 gene encoding dihydrodipicolinate reductase-like protein CRR1, chloroplastic isoform X4, with product MEVAGAIDSHSVGEDIGMVCDMEQPLEIPVMSDLTMVLGSISQSKARAVVIDFTDASTVYDNVKQATAFGMRSVVYVPHIQLETVSALSAFCDKASMGCLIAPTLSIGSILLQQAAISASFHYKNVEIVESRPNARDFPSPDATQIANNLSNLGQIYNREDISTDVKARGQVLGEDGVRVHSMVLPGLPSSTTVYFSRPGEVYSIKHDITDVQSLMPGLILAIRKVVHLKGRIWCMVWKSSCRDPNCSLTSFVYC
- the LOC102620963 gene encoding dihydrodipicolinate reductase-like protein CRR1, chloroplastic isoform X1, producing MATLGCQFHCRMHHISQNVKAKRFISCSTNPPQSNIKVIINGAVKEIGRAAVIAVTKARGMEVAGAIDSHSVGEDIGMVCDMEQPLEIPVMSDLTMVLGSISQSKARAVVIDFTDASTVYDNVKQATAFGMRSVVYVPHIQLETVSALSAFCDKASMGCLIAPTLSIGSILLQQAAISASFHYKNVEIVESRPNARDFPSPDATQIANNLSNLGQIYNREDISTDVKARGQVLGEDGVRVHSMVLPGLPSSTTVYFSRPGEVYSIKHDITDVQSLMPGLILAIRKVVHLKGRIWCMVWKSSCRDPNCSLTSFVYC
- the LOC102620963 gene encoding dihydrodipicolinate reductase-like protein CRR1, chloroplastic isoform X2, whose product is MATLGCQFHCRMHHISQNVKAKRFISCSTNPPQSNIKVIINGAVKEIGRAAVIAVTKARGMEVAGAIDSHSVGEDIGMVCDMEQPLEIPVMSDLTMVLGSISQSKARAVVIDFTDASTVYDNVKQATAFGMRSVVYVPHIQLETVSALSAFCDKASMGCLIAPTLSIGSILLQQAAISASFHYKNVEIVESRPNARDFPSPDATQIANNLSNLGQIYNREDISTDVKARGQVLGEDGVRVHSMVLPGLPSSTTVYFSRPGEVYSIKHDITDVQSLMPGLILAIRKVVHLKVTNHIIFQTVCIN
- the LOC102620963 gene encoding dihydrodipicolinate reductase-like protein CRR1, chloroplastic isoform X3, whose translation is MATLGCQFHCRMHHISQNVKAKRFISCSTNPPQSNIKVIINGAVKEIGRAAVIAVTKARGMEVAGAIDSHSVGEDIGMVCDMEQPLEIPVMSDLTMVLGSISQSKARAVVIDFTDASTVYDNVKQATAFGMRSVVYVPHIQLETVSALSAFCDKASMGCLIAPTLSIGSILLQQAAISASFHYKNVEIVESRPNARDFPSPDATQIANNLSNLGQIYNREDISTDVKARGQVLGEDGVRVHSMVLPGLPSSTTVYFSRPGEVYSIKHDITDVQSLMPGLILAIRKVVHLKNLVYGLEKFL